In a genomic window of Clavelina lepadiformis chromosome 7, kaClaLepa1.1, whole genome shotgun sequence:
- the LOC143465884 gene encoding sphingomyelin phosphodiesterase 5-like isoform X1 has protein sequence MSSGTLKGDGESFTIMSLKDVNYHDLFVEYLVPGGPYATSDWHIRLLYKISCLCLKPFFFVLDSLLSIFIRTTDESYHRNDSVSLLLISIKVLLLSVSLVCFLPLALFGFIIWLPLQLCRPRPYSYIGPTLNERHTSMSDKYERIQCGNIHPKSTSMSQPSPKSAAKTYSVITANICLMPEFIAHINNLTNTIIRGKQISSYFSGDGVVSSVNKGKSPGETSSKPSENNYLVSSWSADSIRTDGYEEIVNTIYQLLPAGGSIDSNSVASTLWSVSSKECSVSDVLPTASDFICLQEVFDSRATDKLLQGLKAKYPYIIYDVVWPIHNYRITLLGSGLCIASRYPFIDIDFKPFADGNRDDKLACKGILMTKVYLGHTEDGDNLIGYLATTHLQAWSHSRASSARCKQINAMEGWIEEFQQQSRKVHNNATEKVLFNMVTGDFNFDKISHCDRNEQRCSVFQQFVDPCIDEDGAQHSWVIGTELNQKKMHDERVRTPQGLQRMLISELERHQYVASTTPARSTFQRVGDGKRRIDYILYKQCDNTTMAIKDYKFFTGLATLTDHIPVGMMFSCDGTTTNQ, from the exons atgtcCTCAGGAACGTTAAA agGCGATGGAGAGTCCTTCACCATTATGAGTTTGAAGGACGTCAACTATCATGATTTGTTTGTGGAATATCTTGTTCCTGGTGGACCATATGCCACATCAGATTGGCATATTAGACTTCTATACAAAATATCTTGTTTGTGTCTAAAGCCATTTTTCTTCGTCCTTGACTCACTTCTTTCCATATTTATCCGAACAACAGATGAAAGTTATCATCGCAATGATTCTGTTAGTTTGTTATTAATCTCTATCAAG GTGCTTTTGCTTTCGGTATCGCTTGTGTGCTTTTTACCATTAGCTCTTTTTGGTTTTATAATTTGGCTTCCTCTGCAACTTTGCAGGCCACGTCCTTACTCTTACATTGGACCAACTCTGAATGAAAG gcATACAAGCATGTCGGATAAATATGAGAGGATCCAATGCGGCAATATCCATCCCAAGTCGACCAGCATGTCTCAACCATCTCCGAAATCTGCTGCTAAAACCTACTCAGTCATTACAGCCAACATTTGTCTGATGCCAGAATTTATCGCACACATTAACAACCTAACTAATACCATTATCCGAGGAAAGCAGATTTCCTCTTATTTCAGTGGAGATGGTGTCGTCTCCTCTGTAAATAAAGGAAAAAGTCCTGGAGAAACGAGCTCAAAACCCAGTGAAAATAATTATTTGGTTTCTTCATGGAGCGCAGATTCGATTCGTACGGATGGATATGAGGAAATTG TGAACACAATTTATCAATTACTGCCAGCAGGGGGAAGTATTGATTCAAACAGTGTCGCATCAACGCTATGGAGTGTGTCAAGCAAAGAATGTTCTGTTAGTGATGTTTTGCCAACTGCTTCTGATTTTATTTGTCTACAAGAAGTCTTTGATAGCCGAGCCACAGATAAGCTCTTGCAAGGTCTAAAAGCCAA GTACCCTTACATTATTTACGATGTTGTGTGGCCAATCCACAACTATCGTATAACCTTATTAGGAAGCGGCTTATGCATTGCTAGTCGTTACCCTTTTATTGATATTGACTTTAAGCCTTTTGCTGATGGAAATAGAGATGATAAGTTGGCTTGCAAAGGCATCCTTATGACCAAG GTCTATTTAGGCCACACGGAGGATGGAGATAATTTAATAGGATATTTAGCTACAACTCACCTTCAGGCATGGTCCCATTCAAGAGCTTCTTCTGCTCGTTGCAAGCAAATAAATGCAATGGAAGGATGGATAGAAGAGTTTCAACAGCA ATCCAGGAAAGTCCACAATAATGCAAcggaaaaagttttgtttaatatgGTAACCGGAGATttcaattttgacaaaatttcacACTGTGATCGTAACGAACAAAGGTGTTCTGTTTTTCAACAGTTTGT TGATCCTTGCATTGACGAGGATGGAGCTCAGCACAGCTGGGTTATAGGAACTGAGTTGAACCAAAAAAAAATGCATGACGAACGTGTGAGAACTCCCCAAGGGCTTCAGAG AATGCTGATATCTGAACTTGAACGACATCAATATGTCGCATCAACAACACCTGCGCGATCTACATTTCAAAGGGTAGGAGATGGGAAAAGAAGAATTGACTACATCCTCTACAAACAATGTGACAATACCACAATG GCTATCAAAGACTACAAATTTTTCACTGGTCTTGCCACGTTAACTGATCATATACCAGTCGGAATGATGTTTTCATGTGATGGAACTACAACAAACCAATAA
- the LOC143465882 gene encoding metabotropic glutamate receptor 3-like: protein MPKTWIFNLLFVLANFYAPAESTGVVNRDNDMIIAEQDKDGDMFVIKLGGLFSIFKRDDNENCDMEVVFGSSVQWLEMTLYTIEKINANSSFLPGVRLVLDPVADCVTDTRALEHIVRQYLRQSFTSQNTSRNDTYWGVIGPETSEVSVATAKLLGLFEMSQVSISATSPILSDKQRFPYYFRTASSDEYQIKAMIKLLEQNRWHYVSFVYEANDYGLEAFNAFRSQIENTVICLAVEIRIPRDPTQESFREITDELLADNNANVIITFITSYPMALLMREIYYSNHVNATKRFQWIWSDANNRKEAKYYASLINELSLRDAFHEIMDGAVGFGGQVFENPEFDLYFHNKTLENLDEANPYFDDYISYLYSCSLENDSPQRCDRNLTIPKNQSIDHMIQHAENAVLAFAHAFHNAQTDLCRNSEDVVCDEFTKLTSKQIREYLRSVSFYGFSGGKFGFDDSQDGPVLYDVSQYDGHATQQWQTLGHYHQVTQETKDVDLGRVTGRGYVISLCGKECESNEYTLLDTDKSCCWHCVPCDERSIVKSNHTSVHNHTYCQACKDHQKPNVYTQQCEDLPITYLSFEDTWAWIVAVFSVVGLLLTFSTIFIYIYAWNTPVIRASGRELCSIILIGLVLAFAMSFFFCFKPTPAICVIKRLGTGLLFTLVYAGILVKTVRISLIFNTLSKKLVRDYKRMLQPLPQVVIALGLTVIEIFLLTVWFVMQPPEVLTRLSSKGDMLFLSCAALNSSVFLISLSYPILLVIICSIYAIRIRKVPVGFNEAKHIGFAVYTTLVIWIAQIPTYLTNTAVNLVLRDAIYCLGLSLNGLVILLAIFGPKVYIVIFRPQKNNQDAMLEHKTSRIISQTSMGCSNHSSDISAGRHRNGSRDVKLDQNTSQSNNLDGNIRNKGGVNISANVSEHTSVVAASRALSQDPLGHVDSKLANIERRHHSVGDIVETTATYYKRPMSDSDIGTLPLQFLNTKRKNMLPAVRTEVPDNNVKISSKNRNNNSANYLVSAVDNHSEKVGPSMHLESSVLKDLKNAVNSKSSCLETCNGYINGAFSQDHSYL from the exons ATGCCGAAAACGTGgatttttaatttactatTTGTCCTTGCCAATTTTTATGCTCCTGCTGAAAGCACTGGCGTAGTGAACAGAGACAACGACATGATCATCGCAGAACAAGATAAAGATGGCGATATGTTTGTCATTAAACTTGGTGGACTTTTCTCCATCTTCAAGCGAGATGACAATGAAAATTGTGACATGGAAGTTGTATTTGGTTCCAGTGTACAG TGGCTTGAAATGACCCTTTACACAATAGAAAAAATCAACGCCAACTCTTCTTTTCTACCCGGGGTACGATTGGTGCTTGATCCTGTTGCCGATTGCGTGACAGACACGAGGGCTTTGGAGCAT ATTGTAAGACAATATCTGAGGCAAAGCTTTACCAGTCAAAATACATCCAGAAATGATACATATTGGGGCGTGATTGGGCCAGAGACAAGTGAAGTTTCTGTTGCAACCGCCAAATTGTTGGGCCTCTTTGAAATGTCTCAG GTCAGTATCAGTGCCACTTCACCAATCCTTAGCGATAAACAAAGGTTTCCTTATTATTTTCGAACTGCTTCTTCGGATGAATACCAG ATCAAAGCCATGATTAAGTTGCTGGAACAAAATCGTTGGCATTATGTGTCATTTGTGTATGAAGCTAATGATTATG GTCTGGAAGCTTTTAATGCATTTAGGTCTCAGATAGAGAACACAGTTATATGCCTGGCAGTTGAAATAAGAATTCCACGAGATCCAACTCAAGAAAGTTTCCGTGAAATAACAGATGAATTGTTAGCTGATAACAATGCAAATG TTATCATTACCTTCATCACTTCATACCCCATGGCACTGCTGATGAGAGAAATTTACTATTCTAATCATGTAAATGCAACTAAACGATTTCAATGGATATGGTCAGATGCCAATAATCGCAAAGAAGCCAAATATTATGCGTCTTTAATAAATGA gtTGAGTTTGAGGGATGCCTTTCATGAAATAATGGACGGTGCTGTAGGATTTGGGGgtcaagtttttgaaaatccAGAGTTTGATTTGTATTTTCACAACAAAACCCTTGAAAATTTAGATGAAGCAAATCCTTACTTTGATGATTACATTTCTTACCTTTATTCTTGCTCTCTGGAG AATGATTCACCACAGAGATGCGATCGCAACTTGACCATACCCAAAAACCAATCTATCGACCACATGATTCAACATGCTGAAAATGCAGTGTTAGCTTTCGCTCATGCTTTTCACAATGCACAAACTGATTTATGTAGAAACTCTGAGGATGTTGTTTGTGATGAG TTTACGAAGCTgactagtaaacaaattcgaGAATACTTGCGTAGTGTTTCATTTTATGGATTTTCTGGGGGAAAGTTTGGCTTTGATGATTCCCAAGATGGCCCAGTATTGTATGATGTTTCACAATATGATGGTCACGCAACACAACAATGGCAAACACTTGGTCATTACCACCAGGTTACGCAAGAAACTAAAG ATGTAGATTTAGGCAGAGTAACAGGTCGTGGATATGTAATCTCTCTTTGTGGAAAAGAATGTGAATCCAATGAATACACATTGCTGGATACA GACAAATCTTGCTGTTGGCACTGTGTACCATGTGATGAAAGAAGCATTGTTAAATCAAATCATACTTCAGTGCACAACCACACCTACTGCCAAGCTTGCAAAGATCATCAAAAACCAAATGTTTACAC GCAACAATGTGAAGACCTACCCATAACCTACCTCTCGTTTGAAGACACCTGGGCCTGGATTGTTGCTGTATTTAGCGTTGTTGGCCTGTTATTGACGTTTTCgactatttttatttatatttatgctTGGAACACACCTGTCATTCGTGCCTCGGGTCGAGAGCTGTGCTCTATTATTCTCATCGGACTAGTACTTGCGTTTGCAATGtcctttttcttttgctttaagCCAACGCCTGCTATATGTGTGATAAA gaGATTGGGAACTGGTTTGCTTTTCACCCTTGTTTATGCTGGCATTCTGGTGAAGACTGTGAGAATTTCTCTTATTTTTAACACTTTAAGCAAAAAATTGGTTCGTGATTACAAGCGAATGCTTCAGCCTTTGCCTCAG gTTGTTATTGCACTTGGACTCACTGTTATTGAGATTTTCCTGCTCACTGTTTGGTTTGTTATGCAACCACCGGAAGTTTTAACACGTCTCTCAAGCAAG GGAGACATGTTGTTTCTTAGCTGTGCTGCTTTAAACTCCAGTGTGTTTCTGATAAGTTTATCATATCCAATTCTTTTGGTGATAATATGTTCTATATATGCAATTCGCATAAGGAAAGTTCCTGTTGGGTTTAATGAGGCAAAGCACATTGGCTTCGCTGTATACACTACATTGGTGATTTGGATAGCACAg ATTCCAACGTACCTTACAAACACTGCAGTCAATCTTGTGCTGCGAGATGCAATTTATTGTTTGGGACTTTCACTCAATGGACTTGTAATTTTGCTGGCCATATTTGGTCCAAAAGTGTACATCGTCATTTTCAGGCCCCAAAAAAACAACCAAGATGCAATGCTAGAACATAAAA CAAGCAGGATTATTTCACAGACATCAATGGGTTGTTCTAATCATTCATCCGATATCAGTGCGGGCAGACACAGAAATGGGTCCCGAGATGTGAAACTCGACCAAAATACTTCCCAGTCAAACAACTTAGATGGGAATATACGAAATAAAGGTGGAGTGAAtattagtgcaaatgtttctgAGCACACATCAGTGGTAGCTGCATCACGTGCCCTGTCGCAG GATCCACTTGGCCATGTCGACAGCAAGTTGGCAAACATTGAGAGAAGGCATCATTCTGTTGGTGACATTGTTGAAACTACTGCCACATATTATAAAAGACCTATGTCAGATAGTGACATTGGAACCTTGCCACTTCAATTTCTGAATACTAAACGCAAAAATATGCTACCAGCAGTCCGTACTGAAGTACCAGAcaataatgtcaaaatttctTCAAAGAATAGAAACAATAATTCAGCCAATTATTTGGTTTCAGCAGTAGACAATCATTCAGAAAAAGTTGGTCCTTCAATGCATTTGGAAAGCAGTGTTTTGAAAGATTTAAAGAATGCAGTGAATTCGAAAAGTTCCTGTTTAGAAACATGTAATGGTTACATAAATGGTGCATTTTCCCAAGATCATAGTTACTTGTAG
- the LOC143465884 gene encoding sphingomyelin phosphodiesterase 5-like isoform X4 — translation MSLKDVNYHDLFVEYLVPGGPYATSDWHIRLLYKISCLCLKPFFFVLDSLLSIFIRTTDESYHRNDSVSLLLISIKVLLLSVSLVCFLPLALFGFIIWLPLQLCRPRPYSYIGPTLNERHTSMSDKYERIQCGNIHPKSTSMSQPSPKSAAKTYSVITANICLMPEFIAHINNLTNTIIRGKQISSYFSGDGVVSSVNKGKSPGETSSKPSENNYLVSSWSADSIRTDGYEEIVNTIYQLLPAGGSIDSNSVASTLWSVSSKECSVSDVLPTASDFICLQEVFDSRATDKLLQGLKAKYPYIIYDVVWPIHNYRITLLGSGLCIASRYPFIDIDFKPFADGNRDDKLACKGILMTKVYLGHTEDGDNLIGYLATTHLQAWSHSRASSARCKQINAMEGWIEEFQQQSRKVHNNATEKVLFNMVTGDFNFDKISHCDRNEQRCSVFQQFVDPCIDEDGAQHSWVIGTELNQKKMHDERVRTPQGLQRMLISELERHQYVASTTPARSTFQRVGDGKRRIDYILYKQCDNTTMAIKDYKFFTGLATLTDHIPVGMMFSCDGTTTNQ, via the exons ATGAGTTTGAAGGACGTCAACTATCATGATTTGTTTGTGGAATATCTTGTTCCTGGTGGACCATATGCCACATCAGATTGGCATATTAGACTTCTATACAAAATATCTTGTTTGTGTCTAAAGCCATTTTTCTTCGTCCTTGACTCACTTCTTTCCATATTTATCCGAACAACAGATGAAAGTTATCATCGCAATGATTCTGTTAGTTTGTTATTAATCTCTATCAAG GTGCTTTTGCTTTCGGTATCGCTTGTGTGCTTTTTACCATTAGCTCTTTTTGGTTTTATAATTTGGCTTCCTCTGCAACTTTGCAGGCCACGTCCTTACTCTTACATTGGACCAACTCTGAATGAAAG gcATACAAGCATGTCGGATAAATATGAGAGGATCCAATGCGGCAATATCCATCCCAAGTCGACCAGCATGTCTCAACCATCTCCGAAATCTGCTGCTAAAACCTACTCAGTCATTACAGCCAACATTTGTCTGATGCCAGAATTTATCGCACACATTAACAACCTAACTAATACCATTATCCGAGGAAAGCAGATTTCCTCTTATTTCAGTGGAGATGGTGTCGTCTCCTCTGTAAATAAAGGAAAAAGTCCTGGAGAAACGAGCTCAAAACCCAGTGAAAATAATTATTTGGTTTCTTCATGGAGCGCAGATTCGATTCGTACGGATGGATATGAGGAAATTG TGAACACAATTTATCAATTACTGCCAGCAGGGGGAAGTATTGATTCAAACAGTGTCGCATCAACGCTATGGAGTGTGTCAAGCAAAGAATGTTCTGTTAGTGATGTTTTGCCAACTGCTTCTGATTTTATTTGTCTACAAGAAGTCTTTGATAGCCGAGCCACAGATAAGCTCTTGCAAGGTCTAAAAGCCAA GTACCCTTACATTATTTACGATGTTGTGTGGCCAATCCACAACTATCGTATAACCTTATTAGGAAGCGGCTTATGCATTGCTAGTCGTTACCCTTTTATTGATATTGACTTTAAGCCTTTTGCTGATGGAAATAGAGATGATAAGTTGGCTTGCAAAGGCATCCTTATGACCAAG GTCTATTTAGGCCACACGGAGGATGGAGATAATTTAATAGGATATTTAGCTACAACTCACCTTCAGGCATGGTCCCATTCAAGAGCTTCTTCTGCTCGTTGCAAGCAAATAAATGCAATGGAAGGATGGATAGAAGAGTTTCAACAGCA ATCCAGGAAAGTCCACAATAATGCAAcggaaaaagttttgtttaatatgGTAACCGGAGATttcaattttgacaaaatttcacACTGTGATCGTAACGAACAAAGGTGTTCTGTTTTTCAACAGTTTGT TGATCCTTGCATTGACGAGGATGGAGCTCAGCACAGCTGGGTTATAGGAACTGAGTTGAACCAAAAAAAAATGCATGACGAACGTGTGAGAACTCCCCAAGGGCTTCAGAG AATGCTGATATCTGAACTTGAACGACATCAATATGTCGCATCAACAACACCTGCGCGATCTACATTTCAAAGGGTAGGAGATGGGAAAAGAAGAATTGACTACATCCTCTACAAACAATGTGACAATACCACAATG GCTATCAAAGACTACAAATTTTTCACTGGTCTTGCCACGTTAACTGATCATATACCAGTCGGAATGATGTTTTCATGTGATGGAACTACAACAAACCAATAA
- the LOC143465884 gene encoding sphingomyelin phosphodiesterase 5-like isoform X3 produces MSSGTLKGDGESFTIMSLKDVNYHDLFVEYLVPGGPYATSDWHIRLLYKISCLCLKPFFFVLDSLLSIFIRTTDESYHRNDSVSLLLISIKVLLLSVSLVCFLPLALFGFIIWLPLQLCRPRPYSYIGPTLNERHTSMSDKYERIQCGNIHPKSTSMSQPSPKSAAKTYSVITANICLMPEFIAHINNLTNTIIRGKQISSYFSGDGVVSSVNKGKSPGETSSKPSENNYLVSSWSADSIRTDGYEEIGGSIDSNSVASTLWSVSSKECSVSDVLPTASDFICLQEVFDSRATDKLLQGLKAKYPYIIYDVVWPIHNYRITLLGSGLCIASRYPFIDIDFKPFADGNRDDKLACKGILMTKVYLGHTEDGDNLIGYLATTHLQAWSHSRASSARCKQINAMEGWIEEFQQQSRKVHNNATEKVLFNMVTGDFNFDKISHCDRNEQRCSVFQQFVDPCIDEDGAQHSWVIGTELNQKKMHDERVRTPQGLQRMLISELERHQYVASTTPARSTFQRVGDGKRRIDYILYKQCDNTTMAIKDYKFFTGLATLTDHIPVGMMFSCDGTTTNQ; encoded by the exons atgtcCTCAGGAACGTTAAA agGCGATGGAGAGTCCTTCACCATTATGAGTTTGAAGGACGTCAACTATCATGATTTGTTTGTGGAATATCTTGTTCCTGGTGGACCATATGCCACATCAGATTGGCATATTAGACTTCTATACAAAATATCTTGTTTGTGTCTAAAGCCATTTTTCTTCGTCCTTGACTCACTTCTTTCCATATTTATCCGAACAACAGATGAAAGTTATCATCGCAATGATTCTGTTAGTTTGTTATTAATCTCTATCAAG GTGCTTTTGCTTTCGGTATCGCTTGTGTGCTTTTTACCATTAGCTCTTTTTGGTTTTATAATTTGGCTTCCTCTGCAACTTTGCAGGCCACGTCCTTACTCTTACATTGGACCAACTCTGAATGAAAG gcATACAAGCATGTCGGATAAATATGAGAGGATCCAATGCGGCAATATCCATCCCAAGTCGACCAGCATGTCTCAACCATCTCCGAAATCTGCTGCTAAAACCTACTCAGTCATTACAGCCAACATTTGTCTGATGCCAGAATTTATCGCACACATTAACAACCTAACTAATACCATTATCCGAGGAAAGCAGATTTCCTCTTATTTCAGTGGAGATGGTGTCGTCTCCTCTGTAAATAAAGGAAAAAGTCCTGGAGAAACGAGCTCAAAACCCAGTGAAAATAATTATTTGGTTTCTTCATGGAGCGCAGATTCGATTCGTACGGATGGATATGAGGAAATTG GGGGAAGTATTGATTCAAACAGTGTCGCATCAACGCTATGGAGTGTGTCAAGCAAAGAATGTTCTGTTAGTGATGTTTTGCCAACTGCTTCTGATTTTATTTGTCTACAAGAAGTCTTTGATAGCCGAGCCACAGATAAGCTCTTGCAAGGTCTAAAAGCCAA GTACCCTTACATTATTTACGATGTTGTGTGGCCAATCCACAACTATCGTATAACCTTATTAGGAAGCGGCTTATGCATTGCTAGTCGTTACCCTTTTATTGATATTGACTTTAAGCCTTTTGCTGATGGAAATAGAGATGATAAGTTGGCTTGCAAAGGCATCCTTATGACCAAG GTCTATTTAGGCCACACGGAGGATGGAGATAATTTAATAGGATATTTAGCTACAACTCACCTTCAGGCATGGTCCCATTCAAGAGCTTCTTCTGCTCGTTGCAAGCAAATAAATGCAATGGAAGGATGGATAGAAGAGTTTCAACAGCA ATCCAGGAAAGTCCACAATAATGCAAcggaaaaagttttgtttaatatgGTAACCGGAGATttcaattttgacaaaatttcacACTGTGATCGTAACGAACAAAGGTGTTCTGTTTTTCAACAGTTTGT TGATCCTTGCATTGACGAGGATGGAGCTCAGCACAGCTGGGTTATAGGAACTGAGTTGAACCAAAAAAAAATGCATGACGAACGTGTGAGAACTCCCCAAGGGCTTCAGAG AATGCTGATATCTGAACTTGAACGACATCAATATGTCGCATCAACAACACCTGCGCGATCTACATTTCAAAGGGTAGGAGATGGGAAAAGAAGAATTGACTACATCCTCTACAAACAATGTGACAATACCACAATG GCTATCAAAGACTACAAATTTTTCACTGGTCTTGCCACGTTAACTGATCATATACCAGTCGGAATGATGTTTTCATGTGATGGAACTACAACAAACCAATAA
- the LOC143465884 gene encoding sphingomyelin phosphodiesterase 5-like isoform X2, with amino-acid sequence MSSGTLKGDGESFTIMSLKDVNYHDLFVEYLVPGGPYATSDWHIRLLYKISCLCLKPFFFVLDSLLSIFIRTTDESYHRNDSVSLLLISIKVLLLSVSLVCFLPLALFGFIIWLPLQLCRPRPYSYIGPTLNERHTSMSDKYERIQCGNIHPKSTSMSQPSPKSAAKTYSVITANICLMPEFIAHINNLTNTIIRGKQISSYFSGDGVVSSVNKGKSPGETSSKPSENNYLVSSWSADSIRTDGYEEIAGGSIDSNSVASTLWSVSSKECSVSDVLPTASDFICLQEVFDSRATDKLLQGLKAKYPYIIYDVVWPIHNYRITLLGSGLCIASRYPFIDIDFKPFADGNRDDKLACKGILMTKVYLGHTEDGDNLIGYLATTHLQAWSHSRASSARCKQINAMEGWIEEFQQQSRKVHNNATEKVLFNMVTGDFNFDKISHCDRNEQRCSVFQQFVDPCIDEDGAQHSWVIGTELNQKKMHDERVRTPQGLQRMLISELERHQYVASTTPARSTFQRVGDGKRRIDYILYKQCDNTTMAIKDYKFFTGLATLTDHIPVGMMFSCDGTTTNQ; translated from the exons atgtcCTCAGGAACGTTAAA agGCGATGGAGAGTCCTTCACCATTATGAGTTTGAAGGACGTCAACTATCATGATTTGTTTGTGGAATATCTTGTTCCTGGTGGACCATATGCCACATCAGATTGGCATATTAGACTTCTATACAAAATATCTTGTTTGTGTCTAAAGCCATTTTTCTTCGTCCTTGACTCACTTCTTTCCATATTTATCCGAACAACAGATGAAAGTTATCATCGCAATGATTCTGTTAGTTTGTTATTAATCTCTATCAAG GTGCTTTTGCTTTCGGTATCGCTTGTGTGCTTTTTACCATTAGCTCTTTTTGGTTTTATAATTTGGCTTCCTCTGCAACTTTGCAGGCCACGTCCTTACTCTTACATTGGACCAACTCTGAATGAAAG gcATACAAGCATGTCGGATAAATATGAGAGGATCCAATGCGGCAATATCCATCCCAAGTCGACCAGCATGTCTCAACCATCTCCGAAATCTGCTGCTAAAACCTACTCAGTCATTACAGCCAACATTTGTCTGATGCCAGAATTTATCGCACACATTAACAACCTAACTAATACCATTATCCGAGGAAAGCAGATTTCCTCTTATTTCAGTGGAGATGGTGTCGTCTCCTCTGTAAATAAAGGAAAAAGTCCTGGAGAAACGAGCTCAAAACCCAGTGAAAATAATTATTTGGTTTCTTCATGGAGCGCAGATTCGATTCGTACGGATGGATATGAGGAAATTG CAGGGGGAAGTATTGATTCAAACAGTGTCGCATCAACGCTATGGAGTGTGTCAAGCAAAGAATGTTCTGTTAGTGATGTTTTGCCAACTGCTTCTGATTTTATTTGTCTACAAGAAGTCTTTGATAGCCGAGCCACAGATAAGCTCTTGCAAGGTCTAAAAGCCAA GTACCCTTACATTATTTACGATGTTGTGTGGCCAATCCACAACTATCGTATAACCTTATTAGGAAGCGGCTTATGCATTGCTAGTCGTTACCCTTTTATTGATATTGACTTTAAGCCTTTTGCTGATGGAAATAGAGATGATAAGTTGGCTTGCAAAGGCATCCTTATGACCAAG GTCTATTTAGGCCACACGGAGGATGGAGATAATTTAATAGGATATTTAGCTACAACTCACCTTCAGGCATGGTCCCATTCAAGAGCTTCTTCTGCTCGTTGCAAGCAAATAAATGCAATGGAAGGATGGATAGAAGAGTTTCAACAGCA ATCCAGGAAAGTCCACAATAATGCAAcggaaaaagttttgtttaatatgGTAACCGGAGATttcaattttgacaaaatttcacACTGTGATCGTAACGAACAAAGGTGTTCTGTTTTTCAACAGTTTGT TGATCCTTGCATTGACGAGGATGGAGCTCAGCACAGCTGGGTTATAGGAACTGAGTTGAACCAAAAAAAAATGCATGACGAACGTGTGAGAACTCCCCAAGGGCTTCAGAG AATGCTGATATCTGAACTTGAACGACATCAATATGTCGCATCAACAACACCTGCGCGATCTACATTTCAAAGGGTAGGAGATGGGAAAAGAAGAATTGACTACATCCTCTACAAACAATGTGACAATACCACAATG GCTATCAAAGACTACAAATTTTTCACTGGTCTTGCCACGTTAACTGATCATATACCAGTCGGAATGATGTTTTCATGTGATGGAACTACAACAAACCAATAA